The genomic DNA TTTATTTCGGTGAAACTATAAAGTGAAACTTTAATCTGTAGGGGTGGTTCATCCCCCACTGATTATTAGTTGAACCAATCGGGCTTTTACGGGCAGTTGATTTCCAAACTAACTTCTACTTATTCATCAGTTTTTGAAGTAGGAAGCTTACTGCCCGTTAAAGCGGGATAAAGTGAAACTTTAATCAGTGCGACATACTATCCTCTGATGAAATTTATAATAACAACCGTGCTACCCGTATCATTTGTAACACACTGAAGGTGAAAAGAATGCGAAGGAGGGAATTCACTGATGCTCTACTTATCTCTTTTGTTAATATCCGTTGCTCTTTGGATTACAATTGACCTTTCATACGGGAAAGATTTGTATGACGCCTTATTTACTGATATAAAACAAGCACAGCACCACATTCATATTTTATTCTTCATTGTAAAAAACGATAAAATCAGTCGTGAATTTTTAAAGTTGCTGATTGATAAGGCTCAGGAAGGAATTGAAGTACGACTTTTACTTGATCGATTTGGCAGCCATTATTTATCAAACGAAGCTATTCGCTCCCTGCGAAAACATGGTGTATCTTTTTCATTTTGTCATAAGATAAAATTTCCTCTACTTTTCTTTTCTGCCAATCAAAGAAATCATAGAAAAATTACAGTGATTGATGGGAAAACTGGCTATATCGGGGGCTTTAATATCGGCGAAGAGTATCTAGGGCATAATGAATATTTAGGATTATGGCGAGACTATCATTTACGTCTTACAGGAGAAGGGGTTCAAGATTTACAAAAGCAATTTTTGCATGACTGGTTTGATGATACGAAACAGAATTTATTGGATGTTTCTCTTTATTTTCCAAAACAAAACCCAGGTACCATAATGCATCAATTTATTCCGACTGATGGTGCTTATTTACAGCATACTTTTTTACATTTAATTAACGGAGCAAAAAAAGAAATCTGTATTGGTACACCATATTTCATTCCTGGAAAAAAAATTATGAATGCCTTATTAAAAGCAAGAGAGAGAGGGGTTCAAATCACAATTCTCGTTCCAGAAAAAGCTGATCACCCTCTCGTTCGAGAAGCAAAATTCCCGTACTGCCGAAAATTAATACAGGCTGGTTGCAATATTTACGCATTTCAACAAGGTTTTTTTCACGCCAAAATTATTATAGTGGATGATGATATTTGTGATATTGGAACAGCAAACTTTGATATGAGAAGTTTATATATTAACCATGAAATAAACTGCCTGTTATATAATAAACATTTCATTCGAACAGTAAAAAATAAATTCCATGAAGATCTAGAGAATGCATCCGTACTTTCCTATAGCGATGTAAACCCACCTTCTCTTATCGATAGAGGAAAAGAATGGATTGGAACAATGCTTGCTTTCTTTTTATAGGAAAGACAATGAATAAAAGAGGTGTATCTCATATGATTATGCGGTTTGGATATGTCTCACATGCAATGGCACTCTGGGACTGTTCTCCTGCCAAAACAATGACGTTTACAAGCTTTAAGAAACTCAGCAAACAAGAGCGAGAAGACAAATTGTACCATGTTATAAGGCAAAATTTAGAGCACACAATACGTATCCTTCATTACAATATAGCGCATGAAATCCCGCTATATCGCCTATCGTCTTCCATCGTCCCACTTGCAACACATCCCGAAGTCGAGTTTGACTATATTGGGGTATTCACACCACTTTGGCGTAAAATAGGGGCTTTAATTAAAGAACACAATTTACGAATAAGTTTTCATCCAAATCAATTTACTTTATTTACAAGTGACAAGCCACATATTACTACTAACGCTATTACGGATATGACTTATCATTATAAAATATTGGATGCTATAGGCATTGCAGATTCTTCTTACATTAATATTCATGTAGGTGGAGCCTATGGAAATAAAGAAAAGGCAATTGAGCGCTTCCATGAAAACATAAAAAAACTTCCTGC from Bacillus cereus G9842 includes the following:
- the cls gene encoding cardiolipin synthase, which gives rise to MLYLSLLLISVALWITIDLSYGKDLYDALFTDIKQAQHHIHILFFIVKNDKISREFLKLLIDKAQEGIEVRLLLDRFGSHYLSNEAIRSLRKHGVSFSFCHKIKFPLLFFSANQRNHRKITVIDGKTGYIGGFNIGEEYLGHNEYLGLWRDYHLRLTGEGVQDLQKQFLHDWFDDTKQNLLDVSLYFPKQNPGTIMHQFIPTDGAYLQHTFLHLINGAKKEICIGTPYFIPGKKIMNALLKARERGVQITILVPEKADHPLVREAKFPYCRKLIQAGCNIYAFQQGFFHAKIIIVDDDICDIGTANFDMRSLYINHEINCLLYNKHFIRTVKNKFHEDLENASVLSYSDVNPPSLIDRGKEWIGTMLAFFL
- the uvsE gene encoding UV DNA damage repair endonuclease UvsE, whose protein sequence is MIMRFGYVSHAMALWDCSPAKTMTFTSFKKLSKQEREDKLYHVIRQNLEHTIRILHYNIAHEIPLYRLSSSIVPLATHPEVEFDYIGVFTPLWRKIGALIKEHNLRISFHPNQFTLFTSDKPHITTNAITDMTYHYKILDAIGIADSSYINIHVGGAYGNKEKAIERFHENIKKLPAHIKKQMTLENDDKTYTTSETLSICQKENIPFVFDYHHHMANLCEQPLEELLPAIFETWSHTNISPKVHISSPRSEKEFRAHAEYIDLEFIKPFLHVAKKNNHNFDIMIESKQKDLALFRLIDELSAIRGIKRISGAMLQW